A DNA window from Methylobacterium sp. NMS14P contains the following coding sequences:
- a CDS encoding GntR family transcriptional regulator, with product MSSAPAAETETGEILPDWVRPIVKESLSERAYRELRVALMRGQLRPDTRLRLRPMSARFGISATPMREALLRLVAEKALALDARGSVVVPRLTLDQLLEIRAIRTDLEGRAAAAGAAKRAAEVDALEAIHAQISQCHASRDFARAVNLNTEFHLTLCKLGQMPILYEIVERLWVRCGPILSHLYDDGVPDWEPHPHRRIIDALRRGDADAARDAVREDIERGGSGLFAHVRATANG from the coding sequence ATGTCAAGCGCTCCGGCGGCCGAAACGGAAACCGGCGAAATTTTGCCGGACTGGGTCCGGCCGATCGTCAAGGAGAGCCTGAGCGAGCGCGCCTACCGCGAGCTGCGCGTCGCGCTGATGCGCGGGCAGTTGCGACCCGACACGCGCCTGCGCCTTCGGCCGATGTCGGCCCGGTTCGGCATCAGCGCGACGCCCATGCGCGAGGCCCTGCTCCGGCTCGTCGCCGAGAAGGCGCTCGCCCTCGACGCGCGCGGGAGCGTCGTCGTGCCCCGGCTGACCCTGGATCAGCTCCTGGAGATCCGGGCGATCCGCACCGATCTCGAGGGGCGCGCCGCCGCCGCCGGGGCCGCCAAGCGCGCGGCCGAGGTCGACGCGCTGGAGGCGATCCACGCGCAGATCTCGCAGTGCCACGCGAGCCGCGACTTCGCGCGCGCGGTGAACCTCAACACCGAGTTTCACCTGACGCTGTGCAAGCTCGGACAGATGCCGATCCTGTACGAGATCGTGGAGCGGCTGTGGGTACGCTGCGGCCCGATCCTGTCGCACCTCTACGATGACGGCGTTCCCGACTGGGAACCGCACCCCCATCGGCGCATCATCGACGCCCTGCGCCGCGGCGACGCGGACGCGGCCCGGGATGCCGTGCGCGAGGATATCGAGCGCGGCGGGAGCGGTCTGTTTGCGCATGTCCGCGCGACCGCCAACGGGTAA
- a CDS encoding tlde1 domain-containing protein, producing the protein MAVESVPLDGAKTRNARNAWLAPLTVLTGVVTMAALGSSVLHRAPVPAAGIESARTKAPVPAPAAEDRAEIAAAEPATTVSPDADRETIDDPHSRWAWNRIAPPSLTPEPAPEGGAEASAQPGMQTAETPPGAMVVPLPIPRPPEFRAPAGPGLARRSDRRMARRELPPAAQPAPQPEERSFLEKLFGIERGPALAYTALESKPADVAPPPQRVSPPLAPSRDPGPTAGIAVYNIAAKTVTLPNGERLEAHSGLGEGLDDPRLVNVRMRGPTPPGTYDLTERERPFHGVRAIRLTAIGGNEAVYGRVGLLAHTYMLGPRGDSNGCVSFRDYDRFLQAYLRGEVQRLVVVSGTQDPLPSLAAGTVTTRMARNGG; encoded by the coding sequence ATGGCTGTCGAATCCGTGCCGCTGGACGGCGCCAAGACCCGGAACGCGCGCAACGCGTGGCTCGCGCCCCTGACGGTGCTCACCGGCGTTGTGACGATGGCCGCACTCGGGAGCAGCGTCCTGCATCGCGCCCCGGTCCCGGCAGCCGGCATCGAGAGCGCACGGACGAAAGCGCCGGTGCCCGCACCGGCCGCAGAGGACAGGGCCGAGATCGCCGCCGCCGAACCGGCGACCACCGTGTCGCCCGATGCCGACCGCGAGACGATCGACGATCCCCACTCGCGCTGGGCCTGGAATCGGATCGCCCCGCCGTCGCTGACGCCCGAACCCGCGCCCGAAGGGGGCGCCGAGGCCAGTGCCCAGCCAGGGATGCAGACCGCGGAGACGCCACCAGGGGCGATGGTCGTCCCGCTGCCGATCCCGCGCCCACCCGAATTCCGCGCGCCCGCGGGTCCTGGACTCGCCCGGCGTTCCGACCGGCGCATGGCGCGCCGCGAATTGCCGCCGGCAGCGCAGCCCGCGCCGCAGCCCGAGGAGCGCTCGTTCCTCGAGAAGCTGTTCGGCATCGAGCGCGGGCCGGCCCTGGCCTACACGGCGCTGGAGAGCAAGCCGGCCGACGTCGCGCCGCCGCCGCAGCGCGTCTCGCCACCGCTGGCCCCGTCCCGGGATCCAGGCCCCACGGCCGGCATCGCGGTCTACAACATCGCCGCCAAGACCGTGACCCTGCCGAACGGCGAGCGCCTGGAGGCTCATTCCGGGCTCGGCGAGGGTCTGGACGATCCGCGCCTCGTCAATGTGCGGATGCGCGGGCCGACGCCGCCCGGCACCTACGACCTCACCGAGCGCGAGCGGCCGTTCCACGGTGTGCGGGCGATCCGCCTCACGGCGATCGGCGGCAACGAGGCCGTCTACGGCCGCGTCGGCCTGCTGGCGCACACCTACATGCTGGGCCCGCGCGGGGATTCGAACGGCTGCGTCTCGTTCCGCGATTACGACCGATTCCTCCAGGCCTACCTGCGCGGCGAGGTCCAGCGGCTGGTGGTCGTCAGCGGCACGCAGGACCCGCTGCCGAGCCTCGCCGCCGGCACGGTCACGACCCGCATGGCCCGCAACGGCGGCTGA
- a CDS encoding lipocalin-like domain-containing protein produces the protein MPAQRSAAAAVLALLMLPLLLAVDRAWSASAPDHVGAAVVGAHLADRIVGTWELVSYKIEDKETGKLIDAMGGTPRGRVIFTKDGWVAFNLEGTARKPATTDAERAALMKTLVAYIGRYRIEGDQWVTSVQTAWAPEWVGTEQRRTIHVDGDYADVTTPWRVMPNWDDGRLSRSIIRFKHIP, from the coding sequence ATGCCTGCACAACGATCGGCGGCCGCGGCCGTCCTCGCCCTCCTGATGCTCCCGCTTCTCCTGGCCGTGGACCGGGCCTGGAGCGCGTCCGCGCCGGACCACGTCGGGGCGGCGGTTGTCGGTGCCCACTTGGCGGACCGGATCGTCGGCACCTGGGAGCTCGTCTCCTACAAGATCGAGGACAAGGAGACCGGCAAGCTCATCGACGCCATGGGCGGCACGCCGCGCGGACGCGTCATCTTCACCAAGGACGGCTGGGTCGCGTTCAACCTCGAGGGCACCGCGCGCAAGCCCGCGACCACCGACGCCGAGCGGGCGGCGCTGATGAAGACCCTCGTGGCCTATATCGGACGCTACCGGATCGAGGGGGACCAGTGGGTTACCAGCGTGCAGACAGCCTGGGCGCCCGAATGGGTCGGCACCGAGCAGCGGCGCACCATCCACGTCGACGGCGACTACGCCGACGTCACGACCCCGTGGCGCGTGATGCCCAACTGGGATGACGGCCGCCTGTCGCGCAGCATCATCCGGTTCAAGCACATCCCGTAG
- a CDS encoding class I SAM-dependent methyltransferase, with the protein MALGMHDTGSTRAGTLGPDLDRDGVAKAYGRWAPVYDLVFGPVFAQGRTLAAAAAERIGGRILEVGVGTGLSLPAYRRARSIVGIDISAPMLEKARQRVARLRLRNVERLAVMDAEQLDFPDASFDVVVAQYVVTAVPNPEAALDEFARVLRPGGEIVITTRIGAEAGLRRAVERTLAPMTSRLGWRTEFAWERYAAWAAGAPVELVERRALPPLGHFSLVRLRKRAA; encoded by the coding sequence ATGGCCCTCGGAATGCACGACACCGGTTCCACGCGCGCGGGCACCCTCGGGCCCGATCTCGACCGCGACGGCGTCGCCAAGGCCTACGGCCGCTGGGCCCCGGTCTACGATCTCGTCTTCGGGCCCGTCTTCGCGCAGGGCCGCACCCTGGCGGCGGCCGCCGCCGAGCGGATCGGCGGCCGGATCCTCGAAGTCGGCGTCGGCACCGGCCTGTCGCTGCCCGCCTACCGGCGCGCCCGCAGCATCGTCGGCATCGACATCTCGGCGCCCATGCTGGAGAAGGCGCGCCAGCGCGTGGCCCGGCTGCGCCTGCGCAACGTCGAGCGCCTCGCCGTCATGGATGCCGAGCAGCTCGACTTCCCGGACGCCTCGTTCGACGTCGTGGTGGCGCAGTACGTCGTGACGGCGGTCCCCAATCCCGAGGCGGCGCTGGACGAGTTCGCCCGGGTGCTGCGCCCGGGCGGAGAGATCGTGATCACCACGCGGATCGGTGCCGAGGCCGGCCTGCGGCGCGCGGTGGAGCGCACCCTCGCCCCGATGACGAGCCGCCTCGGCTGGCGGACCGAGTTCGCCTGGGAGCGCTACGCGGCCTGGGCCGCCGGCGCGCCGGTGGAACTCGTCGAGCGCCGCGCGCTCCCGCCGCTCGGCCACTTCTCCCTCGTCCGCCTGCGCAAGCGCGCCGCCTGA
- a CDS encoding lytic murein transglycosylase, translating into MIEILRRQTIAVAAIAGIALSAGQVRAAQCGNTAAGFDAWKRQFAEEARGRASAASLAALQNTTYSTATISADRGQHSFKLSLDQFLAKRGGPTIVKRGRALKQQNAALFDSIEQRYGVPPGPLLAIWGMETGFGAVRGNVNTLSAVATLAYDCRRSEYFTDQLYAALTLVDRGLLTPNTRGAAHGEVGHTQFLPKNVLAYGTGDLNNVGAALSSTANFLKAHGWRAGAGYQPGEPNFAAIQGWNAAPVYEKAIALLGRQIDND; encoded by the coding sequence GTGATCGAGATTTTGCGGCGTCAGACAATCGCGGTCGCGGCCATCGCCGGGATCGCTCTCAGCGCCGGGCAGGTGCGGGCCGCGCAGTGCGGCAACACCGCGGCCGGCTTCGATGCGTGGAAGCGGCAATTCGCCGAGGAGGCGCGCGGCCGGGCCAGCGCGGCCAGCCTCGCGGCGCTGCAGAACACGACCTACTCGACCGCCACCATCTCGGCGGACCGGGGCCAGCACAGCTTCAAGCTGTCGCTGGACCAGTTCCTCGCCAAGCGCGGCGGCCCGACCATCGTCAAGCGGGGCCGCGCCCTGAAGCAGCAGAACGCGGCCCTCTTCGACTCGATCGAGCAGCGCTACGGCGTGCCGCCGGGCCCGCTCCTGGCGATCTGGGGCATGGAGACCGGCTTCGGCGCCGTGCGCGGCAACGTCAACACGCTCTCCGCTGTGGCGACGCTCGCCTACGATTGCCGCCGCTCCGAGTACTTCACGGACCAGCTCTACGCCGCGCTGACCCTGGTCGATCGCGGACTGCTGACGCCGAACACCCGCGGCGCGGCCCACGGCGAAGTCGGCCACACCCAATTTCTGCCGAAGAACGTGCTGGCCTACGGCACCGGCGACCTGAACAACGTCGGTGCGGCCTTGTCGTCCACGGCCAACTTCCTCAAGGCCCATGGCTGGCGGGCCGGCGCGGGCTACCAGCCCGGCGAGCCGAATTTCGCGGCGATCCAGGGCTGGAACGCGGCACCCGTCTACGAGAAGGCGATCGCGCTGCTCGGGCGCCAGATCGACAACGATTAG
- the mqo gene encoding malate dehydrogenase (quinone) has protein sequence MRGDDENQHLRDRRAANVLPLSRRRLLGTAATGLALAAVPGALALADGADGKVDVLLIGGGIMSATLGVWLNALEPNWSIQMVERLDQVALESSNGWNNAGTGHSALAELNYTPEKKNGQIEIAKAVEINEAFQVTRQFLAHQVKTGVMTDPRAFINYTPHMSFVWGDDNIAYLKKRWEALKASPLFAGMEYSEDPEQLRKWVPLMMEGRDPKQKVAGTWSPLGTDCEWGEVTRQYVAHLQKQPSFNLRLSTEVESMTKNGNGSWRVTAKNLKDGTRRTVDAKFVFIGAGGGALHLLQKSGIPEGDDYAGFPVGGSFLINDNPDVATLHLAKAYGKASVGSPPMSVPHLDTRVLDGKRVILFGPFATFSTKFLKEGSYFDLLSSTTTSNLWPMMKVGVDEFPLVEYLAGQLMLSDDDRIAALRAYFPKAKKEEWRLWQAGQRVQIIKRDPNKGGVLKLGTEIVNAKDGSVAALLGASPGASTAAPIMLQVLEKVFAQKVATPEWQAKIREIIPSYGTRLNDDPDRVARAWADTSAQLQLPTPPQIDRAVLKPVATGSTVLNSSPRR, from the coding sequence ATGCGTGGCGACGACGAGAACCAACACCTGCGCGACCGCCGGGCCGCGAACGTGCTGCCCCTGAGCCGGCGGCGGCTCCTCGGCACGGCCGCGACCGGCCTGGCGCTGGCGGCCGTTCCGGGGGCGCTTGCCCTGGCCGACGGCGCGGACGGCAAGGTCGATGTGCTTCTGATCGGCGGCGGAATCATGAGCGCGACGCTGGGCGTCTGGCTGAACGCGCTGGAGCCGAACTGGTCGATCCAGATGGTCGAACGGCTCGATCAGGTCGCCCTGGAGAGCTCGAACGGCTGGAACAATGCCGGAACCGGCCACTCGGCCCTGGCGGAATTGAACTACACGCCGGAGAAGAAGAATGGCCAGATCGAGATCGCCAAGGCGGTGGAGATCAACGAGGCGTTCCAGGTGACCCGGCAGTTCCTGGCTCACCAGGTCAAGACCGGCGTGATGACGGACCCGCGCGCCTTCATCAACTACACGCCCCACATGAGCTTCGTCTGGGGTGACGACAACATCGCCTACCTGAAGAAGCGCTGGGAGGCCCTCAAAGCGAGCCCGCTCTTCGCCGGCATGGAGTATTCGGAGGATCCGGAGCAGCTCCGCAAGTGGGTCCCCCTGATGATGGAGGGCCGCGACCCGAAGCAGAAGGTCGCCGGGACTTGGTCGCCGCTCGGGACCGACTGCGAGTGGGGCGAGGTGACCCGCCAGTACGTCGCCCACCTTCAGAAGCAGCCGAGCTTCAACCTCCGTCTCTCGACCGAGGTCGAGAGCATGACCAAGAACGGCAACGGCTCGTGGCGGGTGACCGCCAAGAACCTGAAGGACGGGACGCGCCGGACGGTCGACGCCAAGTTCGTCTTCATCGGCGCCGGGGGTGGCGCCCTGCACCTCCTGCAGAAATCCGGCATCCCCGAGGGCGACGATTACGCCGGCTTCCCGGTGGGCGGCTCGTTCCTGATCAACGACAATCCCGACGTCGCCACGCTCCACCTCGCCAAGGCGTACGGCAAGGCGTCCGTCGGCTCCCCGCCGATGTCGGTGCCGCATCTCGACACCCGCGTGCTCGACGGCAAGCGCGTGATCCTGTTCGGCCCCTTCGCGACCTTCTCGACCAAGTTCCTCAAGGAGGGCTCGTACTTCGACCTCCTCAGCTCGACCACCACCAGCAACCTCTGGCCGATGATGAAGGTCGGCGTCGACGAGTTCCCGCTGGTCGAGTACCTCGCGGGGCAGCTGATGCTGTCGGACGACGACCGCATCGCGGCTCTGCGCGCGTACTTCCCGAAGGCCAAGAAGGAGGAGTGGCGCCTCTGGCAGGCGGGGCAGCGTGTGCAGATCATCAAGCGCGACCCGAACAAGGGCGGCGTGCTGAAGCTCGGCACCGAGATCGTCAACGCCAAGGATGGCAGCGTCGCGGCCCTCCTCGGGGCCTCGCCCGGTGCCTCCACGGCGGCGCCGATCATGCTCCAGGTCTTGGAGAAGGTGTTTGCCCAGAAGGTCGCCACGCCGGAATGGCAGGCGAAGATCCGGGAGATCATCCCCAGCTACGGCACGAGGCTCAACGACGATCCCGACCGTGTCGCCCGCGCGTGGGCCGACACGAGCGCGCAGCTCCAGCTCCCGACCCCGCCGCAGATCGACCGGGCCGTGCTGAAGCCGGTCGCGACCGGCAGCACCGTGCTCAACAGCAGCCCACGCCGGTGA
- a CDS encoding methyl-accepting chemotaxis protein: MIITIKGRLFALIAALGTLLMGSAALSNYALYNNYRGLESIYADRVMPLSQFGAMRDAFDAILTAARDFEFHSIQAPEAATILDRQLARAKEAWAAYLTTYLTPEETQLVAHLTPQFDRDVAIVFGLVRALTNGEPDAVTVARNNLLRAMGPTTAAIGELSDLQVREARAEFERAEAMAQRLRIMLFATLAAAALAVGYGIRVILIQVTRPIGRTTATMTRLAAGDLDARIDVALRGDEIGAMLRAIQVFKDALVAKRAADAAAAAEAATKAHRAEVMDRATQTFRARMERLTAALSSSAAAMEAAAATIDRNAGQTATQLLQVSSAAEQTSVHVQTVAAASEELATSIGAINGQITRSSDMARRAASEATETNTLVMSLADGAERIGTVISLIAGIAAQTNLLALNATIEAARAGEAGRGFAVVATEVKELAAQTVRATETISDQVATIQKETHRAVDVIQAITASVLDLRTIATSVAASMEEQEAVTQEIVRNVSQAADGTQAVTVTIGTITEAAGETGRTAAVALDAATALSRQSETLNAAVADFLAAVQAA; the protein is encoded by the coding sequence ATGATTATCACGATCAAGGGCAGGCTTTTTGCGCTTATCGCGGCATTAGGTACACTTCTCATGGGGTCAGCAGCGCTCAGTAACTATGCGCTCTACAATAACTACAGGGGCCTCGAGTCGATCTACGCCGACAGGGTCATGCCGCTCAGCCAGTTCGGCGCCATGCGCGATGCCTTCGATGCCATCCTCACCGCGGCGCGGGATTTCGAATTCCACTCGATCCAGGCGCCGGAAGCCGCGACGATCCTCGATCGCCAGCTGGCACGGGCGAAGGAAGCCTGGGCCGCCTACCTGACCACCTATCTCACACCCGAGGAGACACAGCTCGTCGCGCACCTGACGCCGCAATTCGATCGGGACGTGGCGATCGTCTTCGGTCTCGTTCGCGCCTTGACGAACGGGGAACCCGACGCCGTGACCGTTGCCCGAAACAACCTACTTCGCGCGATGGGCCCGACGACGGCGGCCATCGGCGAGCTGTCCGACCTGCAAGTCCGTGAGGCCCGCGCCGAGTTCGAACGCGCGGAGGCGATGGCGCAGCGCCTCCGCATCATGCTCTTCGCGACACTCGCCGCCGCCGCCCTCGCGGTCGGGTACGGCATCCGCGTGATCCTCATCCAAGTCACCCGCCCGATCGGCCGCACGACGGCGACGATGACCCGTCTCGCCGCGGGCGACCTCGACGCGCGGATCGACGTGGCGCTCCGCGGCGACGAGATCGGCGCGATGCTCAGGGCCATCCAGGTCTTCAAAGACGCGCTCGTCGCGAAGCGCGCGGCGGACGCCGCCGCCGCCGCCGAGGCCGCCACGAAGGCACACCGCGCCGAGGTCATGGACCGCGCCACGCAGACGTTCCGCGCCCGGATGGAGCGCCTGACCGCGGCGTTGTCCAGCAGCGCCGCGGCCATGGAGGCTGCCGCCGCGACCATCGACCGGAACGCCGGACAGACCGCGACGCAGTTGCTTCAGGTTTCCTCGGCAGCCGAACAGACATCGGTCCACGTGCAGACCGTGGCGGCCGCCAGCGAGGAACTGGCGACGTCGATCGGGGCGATCAACGGTCAGATCACGCGCTCCTCGGACATGGCGCGGCGCGCCGCGTCCGAGGCGACGGAGACCAACACGCTCGTGATGAGCCTCGCCGACGGCGCCGAGCGGATCGGCACCGTGATCAGCCTGATCGCCGGGATCGCCGCGCAGACGAACCTGCTCGCGCTCAATGCCACCATCGAGGCGGCCCGCGCCGGGGAGGCGGGACGCGGCTTCGCCGTCGTCGCGACCGAGGTGAAGGAGCTGGCGGCGCAGACCGTCCGGGCGACCGAGACCATCTCCGATCAGGTCGCGACCATCCAGAAGGAGACGCACCGCGCGGTCGATGTCATCCAGGCGATCACCGCATCCGTCCTGGACCTTCGGACCATCGCGACGAGCGTCGCGGCCTCGATGGAAGAGCAGGAGGCGGTGACGCAGGAAATCGTGCGGAACGTCAGCCAGGCCGCCGACGGCACGCAGGCGGTCACGGTCACGATCGGGACCATCACGGAGGCCGCCGGGGAGACCGGCCGGACCGCGGCCGTGGCGCTTGACGCGGCCACCGCCCTGTCGCGGCAATCGGAGACCCTGAACGCCGCGGTCGCGGATTTTCTGGCGGCGGTGCAGGCTGCCTGA
- a CDS encoding aminotransferase class III-fold pyridoxal phosphate-dependent enzyme — protein sequence MSALLITLSATTAAAVLALPRAAERLQLSLAKHRSLTGHARMARRVAGLIPHYSYSERAFFRSDDPGEAVARRREAGFARLSDLFRARFARTRAETEAVRDGLSDLQFTGLYRVPFQYARHVRAHLGTGAFAAAAEGVTVTDLDGNVFYDLAGSYGVNLFGVDFYRACLDEGAARVSALGPVLGPLHPVVTGNVARLRAISGLDEVSFHMSGTEAVMQAVRLARYHTGRRRIVRLCGAYHGWWGEVQPGIGNPVPTRDTLTLADMSERTLRVLATRRDVACVLVNPLQAMHPNAGAPADSALVDSGRRAAFDRAAYTKWLHELRAVCSARGIVLILDEVFLGFRLARGGAQAYFGLRADMVTYGKTLGGGLPVGVLCGRADLMRRYREDRPVDICFARGTFNAHPYVMGAMGVFLDRLDSPAVAALYADLDATWDARARHLNARLAEAGLPVRVANMSTVWTVLYTEPSRYNWMLQFYLRAEGLALSWVGTGRMIFSLAYDDAAFEAVATRFVAAARAMRADGWWEGGGPSDRAIRRSILREVAAIRLGKLGDRLGLRAPDRA from the coding sequence ATGTCCGCGCTCCTCATCACCCTGTCCGCCACCACCGCCGCCGCGGTTCTCGCGCTGCCCCGGGCGGCCGAGCGCCTGCAGCTCTCGCTGGCGAAGCACCGCTCGCTCACGGGCCACGCCCGCATGGCCCGGCGCGTCGCCGGGCTGATCCCGCACTATTCCTATTCGGAGCGCGCCTTCTTCCGGTCGGACGATCCGGGCGAGGCGGTGGCGCGCCGCCGCGAGGCCGGCTTCGCCCGGCTCTCCGACCTGTTCCGGGCTCGCTTCGCCAGGACACGGGCCGAGACCGAGGCGGTCCGCGACGGGCTCTCGGACCTCCAGTTCACCGGGCTCTACCGGGTGCCGTTCCAGTACGCCCGGCACGTGCGCGCGCATCTCGGCACCGGCGCCTTCGCGGCCGCGGCGGAAGGCGTCACCGTCACGGATCTCGACGGCAACGTCTTCTACGATCTCGCCGGCTCGTACGGCGTGAACCTGTTCGGCGTCGACTTCTACCGGGCCTGCCTGGACGAGGGCGCCGCGCGGGTCTCGGCGCTGGGCCCCGTGCTCGGACCGCTCCACCCGGTCGTCACCGGAAACGTCGCGCGGCTGAGGGCGATCTCGGGCCTCGACGAGGTGTCGTTCCACATGTCCGGCACCGAGGCGGTGATGCAGGCCGTGCGGCTCGCCCGCTACCACACCGGCCGCCGGCGGATCGTCCGCCTGTGCGGCGCCTATCACGGCTGGTGGGGCGAGGTGCAGCCGGGCATCGGCAACCCGGTCCCGACCCGCGACACGCTCACGCTCGCCGACATGTCCGAGCGGACGCTGCGGGTGCTCGCCACCCGCCGCGACGTCGCCTGCGTCCTGGTCAACCCGCTCCAGGCCATGCACCCGAATGCCGGCGCGCCGGCCGATTCCGCGCTGGTCGACAGCGGCCGCAGGGCGGCCTTCGACCGCGCCGCCTACACCAAGTGGCTTCACGAACTCCGGGCGGTGTGCAGCGCCCGCGGCATCGTGCTGATCCTCGACGAGGTCTTCCTCGGATTCCGGCTGGCCCGCGGCGGCGCGCAGGCGTATTTCGGCCTGCGCGCCGACATGGTCACCTACGGCAAGACCCTGGGGGGCGGCCTGCCGGTCGGCGTCCTCTGCGGGCGCGCCGACCTGATGCGCCGGTACAGGGAGGACCGTCCCGTCGACATCTGCTTCGCGCGGGGCACCTTCAACGCCCATCCCTACGTGATGGGAGCGATGGGCGTGTTCCTCGACCGGCTGGACAGCCCGGCGGTGGCCGCTCTCTACGCCGACCTCGACGCGACCTGGGACGCGCGCGCGCGTCACCTGAACGCCCGGCTGGCGGAGGCCGGCCTGCCGGTGCGGGTCGCCAACATGTCGACGGTGTGGACGGTCCTGTACACCGAGCCGTCGCGCTACAACTGGATGCTGCAATTCTACCTGCGCGCCGAGGGGCTGGCCCTGTCGTGGGTCGGGACCGGCCGGATGATCTTCAGCCTCGCCTACGACGACGCGGCCTTCGAGGCCGTCGCGACGCGCTTCGTGGCGGCGGCGCGGGCCATGCGGGCGGATGGCTGGTGGGAGGGCGGCGGTCCGAGCGACAGGGCGATCCGCCGGTCGATCCTGCGCGAGGTCGCGGCCATCCGCCTGGGCAAGCTCGGCGACCGCCTGGGTCTGCGCGCGCCGGATCGAGCCTGA
- the asd gene encoding archaetidylserine decarboxylase (Phosphatidylserine decarboxylase is synthesized as a single chain precursor. Generation of the pyruvoyl active site from a Ser is coupled to cleavage of a Gly-Ser bond between the larger (beta) and smaller (alpha chains). It is an integral membrane protein.) translates to MMTVAGSRLRTLLARVGAQEDLNFLLTNRLPRRLATRFMGWFSRIEQPLIRDLSIATWRLFCDVDLRDAREARFPSLHAAFVRALRPGARPIAADPALLTSPCDAILGAHGRIEAGRLFQIKGLSYPLADLLGGDAALARAHEGGCYATLRLTAGMYHRFHAPHDLRVESVRHIWGDTWNVNPIALKRVEALFCRNERAVLRLRLAEGGHAVTLVPVAAILVAGLRLGFLPQGLALRETGGRNLPTATHLAKGAEMGWFEHGSTIVVLAPSGFTLCPELAVGSILRVGAPLMRLPQHPGLPDG, encoded by the coding sequence ATGATGACGGTTGCGGGATCTCGGCTGCGGACACTCTTGGCGCGCGTCGGCGCGCAGGAGGATCTCAACTTCCTGCTGACGAATCGTCTGCCGCGCCGCCTCGCGACCCGGTTCATGGGCTGGTTCAGCCGGATCGAGCAGCCGCTGATCCGGGACCTCTCGATCGCGACCTGGCGGCTGTTCTGCGACGTCGATCTCCGCGACGCGCGGGAGGCGCGCTTCCCCAGCCTTCACGCCGCCTTCGTGCGGGCCCTGCGCCCCGGCGCACGGCCGATCGCGGCCGATCCGGCTCTGCTGACGAGCCCCTGCGACGCGATCCTGGGGGCGCACGGCCGCATCGAGGCCGGCCGCCTGTTCCAAATCAAGGGCCTGTCCTACCCGCTCGCCGACCTGCTGGGCGGGGACGCCGCGCTGGCGCGCGCCCACGAGGGGGGCTGCTACGCCACCCTACGGCTGACGGCCGGGATGTACCATCGCTTCCACGCCCCGCACGACCTCCGCGTCGAGTCGGTACGGCACATCTGGGGCGACACTTGGAACGTGAACCCGATCGCCCTGAAGCGCGTCGAGGCGCTGTTTTGCCGGAACGAGCGCGCGGTCCTGCGCCTGCGCCTCGCTGAGGGCGGGCACGCGGTGACGCTGGTGCCGGTGGCGGCCATCCTCGTCGCCGGGCTGCGCCTCGGTTTCCTGCCCCAGGGGCTCGCCCTGCGGGAGACCGGTGGGCGGAACCTGCCCACCGCGACGCACCTCGCGAAGGGCGCCGAGATGGGCTGGTTCGAGCACGGCTCCACCATCGTGGTGCTGGCGCCCTCCGGCTTCACGCTCTGCCCGGAGCTCGCCGTCGGATCGATCCTGCGCGTCGGCGCGCCGCTGATGCGCCTGCCGCAGCACCCCGGATTGCCAGACGGCTGA